GCCGCGAGCATTGCCATGGGAAGACCGAAGGAAGTCACGGACGAGCAGATCGTCGTCGCTGCGCGGCGCTGTTTCCTCAAGCGCGGCGCGGGCGTATCAGCTGCCGACATTGCACGTGAGCTCGGTGTGAGCCACACGACGTTGTTCAACCGCTTCGGCTCGAAGGAGGGGCTGATGATCGCCGCCCTTGGGCCGCCCGCGGAGGTTCCCTGGGTGGCTGCGCTCGACGCTGGGCCTGACGAGCGCCCGATCCGCGAGCAGCTCGTTGAACACGCGAAGGTGATGTCCGCCTACTTTCAGGACCTGCAGGCAGGGCTCGGGGTGTTGCAGGCCGCTGGCATCGAGCCAGGAAAGGCCTACGGCGGGCGCAAGGGCGAGTCGGCACCGGTACAGGCGTTCCGTGCGCTCGTTGAGTGGCTGCGGCGTGCTCAGAGCCAGGGACGCCTCTCCAAGTGCGATGTCGAAACCCTGGCCTCGACGCTCCTTGGCGCGCTGCATGGCTGGGCGTTCACCGCGCGCGTCTGCGGCGAATCGACTGCCTCCGCGGCCGGCGAGCGCTATGTCGAGCGCTTCATCGAGCTGCTCTGGGACGGAATTGGAGTAAGCGTTCGCCGCGCCTCGTCGTG
Above is a genomic segment from Hyalangium ruber containing:
- a CDS encoding TetR/AcrR family transcriptional regulator, with translation MGRPKEVTDEQIVVAARRCFLKRGAGVSAADIARELGVSHTTLFNRFGSKEGLMIAALGPPAEVPWVAALDAGPDERPIREQLVEHAKVMSAYFQDLQAGLGVLQAAGIEPGKAYGGRKGESAPVQAFRALVEWLRRAQSQGRLSKCDVETLASTLLGALHGWAFTARVCGESTASAAGERYVERFIELLWDGIGVSVRRASS